The region TGGGTGATGGCCGCCGAGCTTACCGAAACTACGCGCCTGTATGCGCGCGATGTGGCGGAAATCAAGCCTGAGTGGATTGAGCAGGAAGCGCCGCACTTGGTACGTTACCATTATTTCGAGCCGCATTGGGAACAAAAGCGCGGCGAAGTGGTGGCCGGCGAGCGTGTGACATTGTATGGCCTGACCGTATTGCCGCGCCGTCCGATAGCCTACGGCAAAGTTGCGCCCGAAGAAGCGCGCGAAATCTTTATTCGCGGCGCGCTGGTGGCACAGGAAACCGATTTGAAGGCGGATTTTTTCGTCCGCAATAAAAAACTGATTCGCGAAGTGGCTGAACTGGAGCACAAATCGCGCAAGCAGGATGTGTTGGTGGATGATGAAGTATTGTTTGAGTTTTACAATCAGCGTTTGCCTGAAATGTATGTGCCGTCTGAAAACCTGCCATTACAAAACACGGCGGAAAAGGCGGGTTCACACCCATCCCGCTCAAGGCCGTCTGAAAAGGCTAAACCGCTTGCCGACATCCGTACGTTCCAAACATGGCTCAAAGCCGCTGAAGCCACCGAGCCCAAGCTGCTTTTTCTCAGTCGCGACGATTTGATGCAACACGCTGCGGCACACATTACCGAAGAGCAGTTTCCCAAATTCTGGAAAACCGCCGACGGTAAATTCAAGCTGGCGTACCGTTTTGAGCCAAATCATCCGCTTGACGGCGTAACCATGACCGTGCCGCTGACCGTGCTCAATCGTCTAAATGCGGCCGAACTGGAATGGCTGGTGCCGGGCATGTTGCGCGAAAAACTGCAGCTGCTGATTAAAGCCTTGCCGAAACAAATCCGCCGCATCTGCGTGCCGGTGCCCGAATTTGTGACCAAGTTTTTAGAAAGCGAACCGAACCGCAGCGAGCCGATTATTCCGCAGCTGGCCCACTTTATCGCCAAAACCGCCGGCGATATGCGCATTCTCGAGCAAATCAATCTGGACGAATGGGCGATGCACGTGCTGCCGGATTTCAATTATTTCAATCTGCGCGTGGTTGATGACGGCGGCCAAGAGTTGGCCGGCGGTCGCAAATTGTACGAATTGCAACAGCAACTCGGCCAAGCGGCGGCGGTAATGTTCCGCGACAACACCCAAGAATTCGAGCGCGGCGATGTGAAAACGTGGGACATCGGCAAACTGCCCGAGTCCGTCAAATTCGCCCGCGGCAAGCAGCAGCTCACCGGCTATCTCGGTTTGCAAAAAGAGAAAAACGGCAACATCGCCCTGCGCCTCTTTGACACAGCCGAAGCCGCCGGGCAAGCACATCGCCAAGGGGTGGTTGAATTGATGAAACTGCAATTAAAAGAGCATGTGAAAGACCTGAATAAAGGCTTGCCAGGCTTCACCCAAGCCGCCATGCTGTTGCGTCACATCAATGCCGATATCCTGCGCGAAGACCTCACCCAAGCCGTGTGCGACCGCGCCTTTATCGGTGACGATGATTTGCCGCGCGATGAAAAAGCGTTTAAAGAGCAAATCAAACGCGCCCGCAGCCGCCTGCCTGCTGTCAAAGAAGCCGTCAGCCGCTATTTGCAGGAAATAGCCGCCGCCTATACCGAACTTAACGGCAAGCTTGGCAAACACCCGTTGGGCCGCCTTTTGCGCGAACGCACCAATGCCTTACTGGCCGAAGGCTTTGCCGGCCGTACCCCGTGGCAGCAATGGCCGCGCCTGCCGGTTTACCTCAAAGCCATGACCCTGCGCATGGACAAATACAGCAGCAATCCGGTTCGCGATCAAGCGCGCGAAGCCGAGATTCAAGACTTGGAACAAATGTGGCAGGCTAAAGTCGATACCTTGATTAAACAAGGCTTGCCCGTGCCGTCTGAAATCGCCGCGTTTAAATGGATGATTGAAGAATTACGAGTGTCGCTGTTTGCGCAGGAGTTGAAAACGCCGTACCCCGTGTCCGTGAAACGTCTGTTGAAAGAATGGGCGCAATGGGCGTAACACCAAAGGCATGATAGAAGCCGCTCCGAGATTGGGAGTGGCTTTTTTGTTGCCGTCCGAAGCTTTTGTTGAAATAAATAATGAGTCAATTATTGTTTGAACAAGGCGGGTTAAGGTAATCAACTTTAAATTTTGGCATAGTAATTGCATGCGTAATGGGTAAAGATAGCTGCATATCAATATATGTGGGAGTAATAATGCAAGATATACGGCTATCTACCTTGATAATAGGGTAATTGGTGTGTCGGATTGATATTTCATTGAGAAATACTAAAGGATGAAATTTGTCGATTACTGACAAATTTTGTCATATCCATCAATTTACCGTTGAATATAACAACTGGGATTAAGCAATGAATAAAATATATAAAGTGGTTTTTAACCAAGTTACGCAAACATGGACTGCTGTTGCAGAAATTGCAAAAGGACGTGGCAAACAAGAATCAAGCGGCGTCGGTGCCCAAGGCATTGAGGCCGCTTCTAAATGGAATGCGGTATTGAAGCCGGTGGCTGCGTTTGTGGTATCGGCCTTTTTGCCGGTAACCGCGGCTCATGCTTATGTAGCTATCGGCGGTACCAATACTCTGTCGGCTACGGACCAAACCAACGAACCGGGTGTGGCAACGGCTAATGCTAGGTCTGGTGGCAATTTATTTAATTATTATAATCCGGAAAATCTCAGTTACGGTAATCCTAAAGATGTCGATCCTAGGATGGCGTGGAACCAGAAAAATGGTATTCAATTGCCGCAATCTAGCGGTATTGCTATCGGTAATAGAGCCAATACCGTATATTATGATAGGGTCAATATATCTTCCGGTATCGCGATTGGTGATTACGCAGCAACTTCAAATGGCTTGGCAGTTTCTGTAGGCCCATTCGCTCAAACAAAAGGTGTATCTTCGGTAGCGCTTGGTGCCGCTGCTTTAGCCGCAGGTAACAATTCATTAGCTATGATGCGCCAATCTGCCGCAACAAAAGATTTTGCAATGGCATTGGGCACAACTGCCATTGCCAGCGGCCAAGCCAGCTTGGCAGTGGGTCACTCTTCAACTGCTACCGGTGAGCAATCTATTGCCATCGGTAGTTCAACGGCAACTGCAGCCACTTTGATGGATGGCGACGTTCCTGTTTCAGGTTCTCAATACGATGGTGAAACCAACGTGCAAGCGAAGGGTACGCGTTCGATTGCGATTGGCCAAGCTGCGCAATCTAAAGAAGCAGCCGAAAACGGTATTGCATTCGGTACCCGTGCCTTGACTTCTAATGCAGATGCTATTGCGGTAGGTACTTTATCCAAATCAAGTGGTAAGCAAGCGATTGCAGTAGGCCGTATGAATGATGTAAGTGGTCAATCTGCGGGTGCTTTTGGTAGTGAGAATACAGTTGCCAATGCCAATACTTATGTTTTGGGTAACAGCGTGACTACTTCTCAAAACAACAGCGTAGTATTAGGTAATGCATCTGCCGACCGTGCTGCTACTTCAGAAACTCAGGCAACTGTAGGCAGCATTACTTACGGTGGTTTTGCCGGTGTTGGTTCTGCAGCAAAAGGTGTGGTATCTGTTGGTAAGAAAGATGCAGAGCGTCAAATCATTAATGTCGCAGCAGGTAATGTTTCTGCTACATCTACAGATGCAATCAATGGTAGCCAGCTATACGCTACCCAAGACGTCATCAACAATGTTGCCAGCTCAGTAGCTAAGGCATTGAATCCAAAGAATTCTAAGGTGGATGCAAAAGGTAATGTAACAGCTAACTTTACCGTTAATGGCAACACATATAACAATGTTCAAGAAGCATTGGAAAATGTTGATACCGTGACTGTTGTTCAGTCTGAAGACAAGTCTGTCACTGTTGCTAAGAAAGACAATGATGCAGACGGTAATACCGTTTACGATGTTGCGGTAGCAAAAGCGACACTGACGCCAAATGAAGATGGTACAGTAAAAAATACCAATCCGGGAGACAATGCGAATAGCTTTGTTACCGGTGATGATGTTGTCAATGCCATCAACAAATCAGGCTTTACTCTGACTACCAGCAAATCTGCCGGCGAGGCCGAAGGCACAACAAAAGAACTGGTGAATCCGGGCGAAACCGTAACCATCGATGCCGGTAAGAACATCAAGCTGACTCAAGCAGCCGGTAAAGTTACCGTTGCTACGACCGATGACGTTGTCTTTAATAAAGTTACCGCAGATACGGTTAATGTAGGTGGTAATACAGTAAATGGTGATGCCATCACTGTTGACGGCAAACCGGTAACCAATATCAATGAAGCCATCAACAAAACAGCTGAACAGGCATTTAAGCCATTAACCTTTGCCGGCGACACCGGTGCAAACTTTGACCGCAAACTGGGTACCCAGGTTAACGTTAAAGGCGGTGCAACTGGTGAGCTTTCAGACGGCAATATTGCTGTAGTATCTAACGGTTCTGACACCTTGACAGTTAAATTGGCTAAAGAACTGAAAGATATCAACAGCATTGCAGTTAATGAAGGCCCAACCATTAATGCCAATGGTATTAATATGAATGGTGATCAGATTACCAATCTGAAAAATAACCTGCCTGCCACTGACAATTCAACGCCTAGCCAGGCTAAGCCTGCTGATGTAACAGGTAATAATGCAGCAACAGTAAATGATGTGTTGAATGCCGGTTGGAACATCCAAGGTAATAGCAAACCAGTTGATTTCGTTAAACCTTACGACACCGTAAATTTTGCTGATGGTAAAGGTACGGCAGCAACAGTAACTTCAGATGGTACGACTTCAACCGTTAAATACGATGTAAAAGTTGATAACCAAACCATCAAAGTGGGCGATGATGGTAATTTGACTGTGATGACAGACAATTTGCCGAAAACTAAAGACACCGTGACTGTTGTTCAGTCTGAAGACAAGTCTGTCACTGTTGCTAAGAAAGACAATGATGCAGACGGCAATACCGTTTACGATGTTGCGGTAGCAAAAGCGACACTGACACCAAATGAAGATGGTACAGTAAACAATACCAATCCTGAAGGCAATGCGAATAGCTTTGTTACCGGTGATGATGTTGTCAATGCCATCAACAAGTCAGGCTTCAAGCTGACTACCAGCAAATCTGCCGGCGAGGCCGAAGGCACAACAGAAGAACTGGTGAATCCGGGCGAAACCGTAACCATCGATGCCGGTAAAAACATCAAAGTTACCCAAGCCGGTAACAAGATTACTGTAGCCACCACAGACCAAATGGTACTGGGCGAAAAAGGCACAGATGGCAAAAATGGTGTTGACGGCTCTATCGGTGTCAACGGTGCGGACGGTTCCGGTGTTGCCATCAACGGCAAAGACGGCTCTGTCGGTCTGAAAGGTACTGACGGTAAAGACGGACTGAATCTGACCCCCGAAGCAATCGTGTTCAACGGTGTTGACGGCAAAGACGGCAAAGACGGCCAAGTAAGCATGAAGTTTGAAAAAGTCGCCCCCGCATTGGACGGTAAAGACGGCCAAAACGGTGAAGGCAACCAAACCCGCATTGTTTACACTAAACCAAACGGAGCTAAGGAAGAAGTTGCGACTTTGAACGATGGTCTGAACTTTACCGGTAACAATGAAGATACCGTAAACAGCCATAAGCTGAATACTTTGGTTAAAGTACAGGGTGAAGGCGTTGACAAAGCGGCTTCGGAAAGCTTCAAGTCGGCAAAAGGCAACATCAATGTGAAAGCGGACGGCAGCAATAAGCTCGAAATCCAATTGAACAAAGATGTTAACTTAGGTAAAGATGGCTCTGTAACCACAGGAGACACCGCCATTAATGACAATGGTTTGACAATCACTGGCGGCCCATCAGTAACCAAAGACGGTATTGATGCCGGTAATAAGAAAATTACCAATGTCGCTGCCGGTGAAGGCGATACCGATGCTGTGAATGTTAAACAGTTGAAAGATTCACGTACTACCGTGAAATCCAGCGACAACAGTATCTCTGTTGATAAGACAGAAACGGCTGACGGCAACCTTGATTACGACATCAAAGTAAACAACCAAGCTGTTGTCGAGAATGCCCAATTGCCGGTGGTTTACACCAACAAAGAAGGCGACAAGGTTTACCTGGTTACCGACAAAGACGGCAACAAAACCTTCAATACCAAGCCTGACGGAAGCGGCGACACTGTTGACAATGGTGATGTCATCGCTTCGATGAACAACGCCGATGGCAGCACAACCGCACCGACCAACTTGGCGAATGTTAAAGGTAACTTGAAGCCGACTTACAACACAGGCGACATGACTGTTGGCGAAGATGGCAAACCGACTGCGGCTGCCGCCACTAAGCCGACTAAGTCACAAGAAGCACCGACACCTGAAGATGCTGCGAAGATGTACAACAATGCAGCAACTGTAGGCGACGTATTGAACGCCGGTTGGAACATCCAAGGTAACGGCGAAGCCAAAGATTTCGTGAAACCTTACGACACCGTAAACTTTGTTGATGGTCAAGGTACAACAGCAGTTGTTACGACTGACGAAAAAGGCGGGAAAACCGATGTGACCTTCAATGTGAATGTAGACGGTAAGACCACCGAGTACACGTACGTGACTAAGAATGGCGATACTGTTTACAAGCACACCGATGGCAACTATTACACCCGGCCAAATGGTGAAGGTGATAAAGTCGATACCGCCGGCAACCCTGTAACCACCCAGGTTTCAGCGAAAACCGGTGCAATTCAGTACAACGACGGCGATGTAAACAACACCGGTAACACGCCAACAGTTGGCAAAGGTAAGGTTGCGCCTAAAGCAGGTGACGAGGATAAAGTCACAACAGTACAAAACGTTGCTGATGCGATCAATGCTTCGGGCTTTACTCTGACTACCAGCAAATCTGCCGGCGAGGCCGAAGGCACAACAGAAGAACTGGTGAATCCGGGCGAAACCGTAACCATCGATGCCGGTAAAAACATCAAAGTTACCCAAGCCGGTAACAAGATTACTGTAGCCACCACAGACCAAATGGTACTGGGCGAAAAAGGCACAGATGGCAAAAATGGTGTTGACGGCTCTATCGGTGTCAACGGTGCGGACGGTTCCGGTGTTGCCATCAACGGCAAAGACGGCTCTGTCGGTCTGAAAGGTACTGACGGTAAAGACGGACTGAATCTGACCCCCGAAGCAATCGTGTTCAACGGTGTTGACGGCAAAGACGGCAAAGACGGCCAAGTAAGCATGAAGTTTGAAAAAGTCGCCCCCGCATTGGACGGTAAAGACGGCCAAAACGGTGAAGGCAACCAAACCCGCATTGTTTACACTAAACCAAACGGAGCTAAGGAAGAAGTTGCGACTTTGAACGATGGTCTGAACTTTACCGGTAACAATGAAGATACCGTAAACAGCCATAAGCTGAATACTTTGGTTAAAGTACAGGGTGAAGGCGTTGACAAAGCGGCTTCGGAAAGCTTCAAGTCGGCAAAAGGCAACATCAATGTGAAAGCGGACGGCAGCAATAAGCTCGAAATCCAATTGAACAAAGATGTTAACTTAGGTAAAGATGGCTCTGTAACCACAGGAGGCACCGCCATTAATGACAATGGTTTGACAATCACTGGCGGCCCATCAGTAACCAAAGACGGTATTGATGCCGGTAATAAGAAAATTACCAATGTCGCTGCCGGTGAAGGCGATACCGATGCTGTGAATGTTAAACAGTTGAAAGATTCACGTACTACCGTGAAATCCAGCGACAACAGTATCTCTGTTGATAAGACAGAAACGGCTGACGGCAACCTTGATTACGACATCAAAGTAAACAACCAAGCTGTTGTCGAGAATGCCCAATTGCCGGTGGTTTACACCAACAAAGAAGGCGACAAGGTTTACCTGGTTACCGACAAAGACGGCAACAAAACCTTCAATACCAAGCCTGACGGAAGCGGCGACACTGTTGACAATGGTGATGTCATCGCTTCGATGAACAACGCCGATGGCAGCACAACCGCACCGACCAACTTGGCGAATGTTAAAGGTAACTTGAAGCCGACTTACAACACAGGCGACATGACTGTTGGCGAAGATGGCAAACCGACTGCGGCTGCCGCCACTAAGCCGACTAAGTCACAAGAAGCACCGACACCTGAAGATGCTGCGAAGATGTACAACAATGCAGCAACTGTAGGCGACGTATTGAACGCCGGTTGGAACATCCAAGGTAACGGCGAAGCCAAAGATTTCGTGAAACCTTACGACACCGTAAACTTTGTTGATGGTCAAGGTACAACAGCAGTTGTTACGACTGACGAAAAAGGCGGGAAAACCGATGTGACCTTCAATGTGAATGTAGACGGTAAGACCACCGAGTACACGTACGTGACTAAGAATGGCGATACTGTTTACAAGCACACCGATGGCAACTATTACACCCGGCCAAATGGTGAAGGTGATAAAGTCGATACCGCCGGCAACCCTGTAACCACCCAGGTTTCAGCGAAAACCGGTGCAATTCAGTACAACGACGGCGATGTAAACAACACCGGTAACACGCCAACAGTTGGCAAAGGTAAGGTTGCGCCTAAAGCAGGTGACGAGGATAAAGTCACAACAGTACAAAACGTTGCTGATGCGATCAATGCTTCGGGCTTTACTCTGACTACCAGCAAATCTGCCGGCGAGGCCGAAGGCACAACAGAAGAACTGGTGAATCCGGGCGAAACCGTAACCATCGATGCCGGTAAAAACATCAAAGTTACCCAAGCCGGTAACAAGATTACTGTAGCCACCACAGACCAAATGGTACTGGGCGAAAAAGGCACAGATGGCAAAAATGGTGTTGACGGCTCTATCGGTGTCAACGGTGCGGACGGTTCCGGTGTTGCCATCAACGGCAAAGACGGCTCTGTCGGTCTGAAAGGTACTGACGGTAAAGACGGACTGAATCTGACCCCCGAAGCAATCGTGTTCAACGGTGTTGACGGCAAAGACGGCAAAGACGGCCAAGTAAGCATGAAGTTTGAAAAAGTCGCCCCCGCATTGGACGGTAAAGACGGCCAAAACGGTGAAGGCAACCAAACCCGCATTGTTTACACTAAACCAAACGGAGCTAAGGAAGAAGTTGCGACTTTGAACGATGGTCTGAACTTTACCGGTAACAATGAAGATACCGTAAACAGCCATAAGCTGAATACTTTGGTTAAAGTACAGGGTGAAGGCGTTGACAAAGCGGCTTCGGAAAGCTTCAAGTCGGCAAAAGGCAACATCAATGTGAAAGCGGACGGCAGCAATAAGCTCGAAATCCAATTGAACAAAGATGTTAAAGGCTTGAACAGCTTGCAGGCGACTGCCGTTAATGCGGGTACTGTGAATGCAGATACCGTAAAAGCAGGTGATACCACTGTGAATAACAAAGGTGTGACCATCAATAACGGTGCCGCAGGCAGCCCGGTGACTTTGACCAAAGACGGTCTGAACAACGGTGGTAACCGCATCACAAACGTTGCCCCGGGTGTAGGTGATACTGACGCAGTCAATGTCAGCCAGTTGAAAGCTTCGAACGCCAATGTTCACAACCGCATTGACGGCGTAGAAAACAACGCCAATGCAGGTGTGGCACAAGCCATGGCAACTGCCGGTCTGCCGCAAGCTTACTTGCCGGGTAAGAGCATGATGGCTATCGGTGGTGGTGTGTACCGTGGCGAAACCGGTTATGCAATCGGCTTCTCAAGCATTTCCGACGGCGGTAACTGGATCGTGAAAGGTACGGCTTCCGGAAACTCTCGCGGTAATTACGGTGCAACTGCTGCTGTAGGTTATCAGTGGTAATCCGATAATCAAACATTTCAGACGGCCTGAAGGCCGTCTGAAAACGGTTTGATGTAAAAAGACGGCTTTTATGCCGTCTTTTTTTGCGTGTAGAAGTTGGATTAACTTGCGTTAAAATGAACATCTTTGTGGGCTGTGCATATTTATATTTATAGTGAATCCACTTTAAAATAGTACGGCGTTGGTTCGCCTGGCCGTATTATCCTACTGTCTTCGGCTCACCGCCTTGTCCTATTTTAAAGTGAATCCACTATACCATGCCGTCTGAAAATTTTTCAGACGGCATTTTTGTATTTATCCGCATTTCTATGTTTAAATGCGCATATCATCTTATAAATTATTCCGCTCAATCTAAACCACACACCAAAGGAATTTTCTATGTCTGCCGTTTTGTCCAACCGCTTTTATTCGCTGTTTGCGTCGGTGTTTTTTCTTTTTGCCGGCTTTGGTTTGTTTTTGAACTCGGCGGGTGTGAAGCTGGCGGAAATGGGGGTCAATAATATCGTCATCGGTGCGTTGAATGCGGCATTTTTTGCAGGTGCATCGTTAAGTGCGGTGGCGGGGCATCGGATTGTGTCGGGGGTGGGGCATATCCGCAGCTTTAGTGTGTTTGGTGCGGTGTTTGCGATGGCATCGCTCACGCACTTGATGACGGAAAACCTGACTGCATGGGGTGTGTTGCGTGTGGTGTTGGGGTTTTGTTATTTCAGCATGCTGATGATTGCGGAAAGCTGGTTTGCCGAGCAGAGTGCGCAGGAAAAGCGGGCGCGGGTGTT is a window of Neisseria yangbaofengii DNA encoding:
- a CDS encoding YadA-like family protein, whose translation is MNKIYKVVFNQVTQTWTAVAEIAKGRGKQESSGVGAQGIEAASKWNAVLKPVAAFVVSAFLPVTAAHAYVAIGGTNTLSATDQTNEPGVATANARSGGNLFNYYNPENLSYGNPKDVDPRMAWNQKNGIQLPQSSGIAIGNRANTVYYDRVNISSGIAIGDYAATSNGLAVSVGPFAQTKGVSSVALGAAALAAGNNSLAMMRQSAATKDFAMALGTTAIASGQASLAVGHSSTATGEQSIAIGSSTATAATLMDGDVPVSGSQYDGETNVQAKGTRSIAIGQAAQSKEAAENGIAFGTRALTSNADAIAVGTLSKSSGKQAIAVGRMNDVSGQSAGAFGSENTVANANTYVLGNSVTTSQNNSVVLGNASADRAATSETQATVGSITYGGFAGVGSAAKGVVSVGKKDAERQIINVAAGNVSATSTDAINGSQLYATQDVINNVASSVAKALNPKNSKVDAKGNVTANFTVNGNTYNNVQEALENVDTVTVVQSEDKSVTVAKKDNDADGNTVYDVAVAKATLTPNEDGTVKNTNPGDNANSFVTGDDVVNAINKSGFTLTTSKSAGEAEGTTKELVNPGETVTIDAGKNIKLTQAAGKVTVATTDDVVFNKVTADTVNVGGNTVNGDAITVDGKPVTNINEAINKTAEQAFKPLTFAGDTGANFDRKLGTQVNVKGGATGELSDGNIAVVSNGSDTLTVKLAKELKDINSIAVNEGPTINANGINMNGDQITNLKNNLPATDNSTPSQAKPADVTGNNAATVNDVLNAGWNIQGNSKPVDFVKPYDTVNFADGKGTAATVTSDGTTSTVKYDVKVDNQTIKVGDDGNLTVMTDNLPKTKDTVTVVQSEDKSVTVAKKDNDADGNTVYDVAVAKATLTPNEDGTVNNTNPEGNANSFVTGDDVVNAINKSGFKLTTSKSAGEAEGTTEELVNPGETVTIDAGKNIKVTQAGNKITVATTDQMVLGEKGTDGKNGVDGSIGVNGADGSGVAINGKDGSVGLKGTDGKDGLNLTPEAIVFNGVDGKDGKDGQVSMKFEKVAPALDGKDGQNGEGNQTRIVYTKPNGAKEEVATLNDGLNFTGNNEDTVNSHKLNTLVKVQGEGVDKAASESFKSAKGNINVKADGSNKLEIQLNKDVNLGKDGSVTTGDTAINDNGLTITGGPSVTKDGIDAGNKKITNVAAGEGDTDAVNVKQLKDSRTTVKSSDNSISVDKTETADGNLDYDIKVNNQAVVENAQLPVVYTNKEGDKVYLVTDKDGNKTFNTKPDGSGDTVDNGDVIASMNNADGSTTAPTNLANVKGNLKPTYNTGDMTVGEDGKPTAAAATKPTKSQEAPTPEDAAKMYNNAATVGDVLNAGWNIQGNGEAKDFVKPYDTVNFVDGQGTTAVVTTDEKGGKTDVTFNVNVDGKTTEYTYVTKNGDTVYKHTDGNYYTRPNGEGDKVDTAGNPVTTQVSAKTGAIQYNDGDVNNTGNTPTVGKGKVAPKAGDEDKVTTVQNVADAINASGFTLTTSKSAGEAEGTTEELVNPGETVTIDAGKNIKVTQAGNKITVATTDQMVLGEKGTDGKNGVDGSIGVNGADGSGVAINGKDGSVGLKGTDGKDGLNLTPEAIVFNGVDGKDGKDGQVSMKFEKVAPALDGKDGQNGEGNQTRIVYTKPNGAKEEVATLNDGLNFTGNNEDTVNSHKLNTLVKVQGEGVDKAASESFKSAKGNINVKADGSNKLEIQLNKDVNLGKDGSVTTGGTAINDNGLTITGGPSVTKDGIDAGNKKITNVAAGEGDTDAVNVKQLKDSRTTVKSSDNSISVDKTETADGNLDYDIKVNNQAVVENAQLPVVYTNKEGDKVYLVTDKDGNKTFNTKPDGSGDTVDNGDVIASMNNADGSTTAPTNLANVKGNLKPTYNTGDMTVGEDGKPTAAAATKPTKSQEAPTPEDAAKMYNNAATVGDVLNAGWNIQGNGEAKDFVKPYDTVNFVDGQGTTAVVTTDEKGGKTDVTFNVNVDGKTTEYTYVTKNGDTVYKHTDGNYYTRPNGEGDKVDTAGNPVTTQVSAKTGAIQYNDGDVNNTGNTPTVGKGKVAPKAGDEDKVTTVQNVADAINASGFTLTTSKSAGEAEGTTEELVNPGETVTIDAGKNIKVTQAGNKITVATTDQMVLGEKGTDGKNGVDGSIGVNGADGSGVAINGKDGSVGLKGTDGKDGLNLTPEAIVFNGVDGKDGKDGQVSMKFEKVAPALDGKDGQNGEGNQTRIVYTKPNGAKEEVATLNDGLNFTGNNEDTVNSHKLNTLVKVQGEGVDKAASESFKSAKGNINVKADGSNKLEIQLNKDVKGLNSLQATAVNAGTVNADTVKAGDTTVNNKGVTINNGAAGSPVTLTKDGLNNGGNRITNVAPGVGDTDAVNVSQLKASNANVHNRIDGVENNANAGVAQAMATAGLPQAYLPGKSMMAIGGGVYRGETGYAIGFSSISDGGNWIVKGTASGNSRGNYGATAAVGYQW